One region of Eupeodes corollae chromosome 1, idEupCoro1.1, whole genome shotgun sequence genomic DNA includes:
- the LOC129954144 gene encoding nuclear hormone receptor FTZ-F1 beta, producing MSSSIKSDSSAYNAAHGSTITNIVGVTQSSTTTSSLSSSSIIRNNNVSVTNIKCEEDRNSSSSCSPLRKSIPSSIVTTSYYNQGNGSIRIPVTKRDDSDSESELSHIENLKVNRRSVSQSVKNGPRPMSWEGELSDTENDPMDTENSTSCDKTFSSAPVTVIKNDPDRKPILDQICLEINSSHYISKKPQSDPINLKYEPGLLGDPTGASNSPLLARSKTSANLLPTNPSPDSAIHSAYTHSSPSESPLTSRHATYTPSLSRNNSDASHSSCYSYSSEFSPTHSPIAGRHNMYGSYSGGSLHHSVLYRPTISDSGSSAASCSSSDPQNLSQSQAAVVAAAASALAAASSTSISVNGSTPPGIKTEELLFDSEAIPSAGISRQQLINSPCPICGDKISGFHYGIFSCESCKGFFKRTVQNRKNYVCVRGGPCPVTISTRKKCPACRFDKCLQKGMKLEAIREDRTRGGRSTYQCSYTLPNSMLSPLLNNDQSNQQQQQQQQSGSSRMGVNGFVIKTEQPDSSTGGTSTPTPGSSSNYQRSTSHEIPTLLQEIMNVEHLWQYNATELARLNQPLSASCSSSSTSTSSSSASTSAATSGNNIASNPLLASAGLSSNGENANPDLIANLCTVADHRLYKIVKWCKSLPLFKNISIDDQICLLINSWCELLLFSCCFRSIDSPGEIKISQGKSINLARAKSNGLQSCIERMLNLTDHLRRLRVDRYEYVAMKVIVLLQSDTSELTEPVKVRECQEKALQSLQAYTLAFYPEMPSKFGELLLRIPELQRTCQLGKEMLTIKSRDGGDFNLLMELLRGEH from the exons ATGTCATCATCAATAAAAAGCGATTCATCGGCATACAATGCAGCCCACGGCAGCACAATCACCAACATCGTCGGCGTCACACAATCATCAACGACCACATCATCGTTATCGTCATCATCAATCATTCGCAACAATAATGTCTCAGTGACCAATATCAAATGCGAAGAGGATCGCAATAGCAGCAGCAGCTGTAGTCCCCTGCGAAAGAGTATTCCATCGTCTATTGTCACAACATCCTACTACAATCAAGGTAATGGATCCATCCGGATTCCGGTTACTAAACGGGATGACTCTGACTCGGAGAGCGAATTGTCGCATATTGAAAACCTCAAGGTCAATCGGCGATCGGTCAGCCAATctgtgaaaaatggcccaagGCCAATGTCATGGGAGGGAGAATTATCTGACACTGAAAACGATCCGATGGACACTGAGAACTCGACCAGTTGCGACAAAACCTTCTCGAGTGCGCCAGTGACAGTGATCAAAAACGATCCAGATCGAAAACCTATACTTGATCAGATATGTCTCGAGATAAATTCATCACACTACATAAGCAAAAAGCCACAGAGTGATCCTATTAATCTTAAGTACGAGCCAGGACTTCTAGGCGATCCCACCGGCGCCAGTAACTCGCCATTGCTTGCACGTTCCAAGACGTCAGCCAATTTGTTGCCTACTAACCCTAGCCCTGATTCTGCCATTCATTCCGCGTACACGCACAGTTCACCAAGTGAGTCGCCCCTAACATCCCGGCACGCCACTTATACACCGTCATTGAGTCGCAATAACAGCGATGCCTCACACAGCAGTTGCTACTCCTACAGCTCGGAGTTTAGCCCGACCCACTCCCCCATCGCAGGCCGCCACAATATGTACGGTAGCTACAGTGGCGGCTCTCTTCATCATTCCGTTTTATATCGACCGACCATCTCGGATAGTGGCAGCAGTGCTGCCAGTTGTTCCTCGTCGGACCCACAGAATCTATCGCAATCACAAGCCGCTGTTGTGGCAGCAGCGGCATCTGCGCTGGCCGCAGCCTCTTCCACATCAATCTCGGTGAATGGCTCTACTCCGCCCGGAATCAAGACCGAGGAGCTGCTGTTCGATAGTGAAGCCATCCCTTCGGCGGGCATTTCACGACAGCAGCTTATCAACTCGCCGTGTCCCATTTGTGGGGACAAGATCTCTGGCTTCCACTATGGAATATTTTCTTGTGAGTCCTGCAAGGGTTTTTTCAAGAGGACGGTGCAGAACCGCAAGAATTATGTGTGTGTGCGAGGTGGACCATGCCCGGTCACCATTTCAACGCGCAAAAAATGTCCAGCATGCCGCTTCGATAAGTGCCTGCAAAAAGGCATGAAACTCGAAGCTATTCGAGAAGATCGAACTCGAGGTGGACGCTCTACTTACCAGTGTTCTTATACGCTGCCCAATTCAATGCTCAGTCCATTGCTGAACAATGACCAATCTaaccagcaacaacaacaacagcaacaaagtGGCTCTTCCCGCATGGGAGTTAACGGCTTTGTCATCAAGACAGAGCAACCAGACAGCAGCACGGGTGGAACATCGACCCCAACACCAGGAAGTAGTAGTAACTATCAACGTTCCACAAGTCACGAAATACCCACCCTGCTGCAGGAGATAATGAACGTTGAACATCTGTGGCAGTACAATGCAACTGAGTTGGCACGACTGAATCAACCATTGTCGGCGTCGTGTTCCTCTTCGTCGACGTCGACGTCATCATCATCGGCATCGACATCGGCGGCGACATCTGGTAATAATATTGCCTCAAATCCGCTGCTGGCCAGCGCCGGTCTCTCATCCAACGGCGAGAATGCAAATCCCGACTTAATAGCCAACCTGTGCACAGTTGCTGACCATCGATTGTATAAGATTGTCAAATGGTGCAAGAGTTtgccactttttaaaaatatttct ATTGATGATCAAATTTGCCTGCTTATCAATTCATGGTGTgaacttttattgttttcatgTTGCTTCCGATCGATTGATTCACCCGGCGAGATTAAAATCTCACAGGGCAAGTCAATAAATTTGGCTCGAGCGAAGTCGAATGGTTTGCAG TCGTGCATTGAACGGATGCTCAATCTGACAGACCATTTACGACGATTACGAGTGGATCGGTATGAATATGTTGCCATGAAAGTTATCGTTTTACTACAATCAG ATACATCGGAATTGACGGAACCGGTCAAAGTACGTGAGTGTCAAGAGAAGGCATTACAATCTTTGCAAGCCTATACGTTAGCCTTTTATCCTGAAATGCCATCGAAATTTGGTGAATTACTTTTAAGGATTCCAGAGTTACAAAGAACGTGTCag ctTGGTAAGGAGATGCTTACCATTAAATCTCGTGATGGTGgagattttaatttacttatggAACTTCTACGCGGAGAACAttga